In the Armatimonadota bacterium genome, CGAGGTTGTAGAGGGCCCCGTGGGCCTTCACGTGGCGCAGCCGGACGCCCTCGGCCGCCGCCAGCGCCGCGACCGCGCCGATCTGGTAGATGAGCATGTCGGTCAGCTCGTCCGGGGGAATCTGCATCGCCCGTCGCCCGAAGCCCTGGAGGTCGGGAAACCCGGGGTGGGCGCCCACGGACACGCCGCGCGCGGCCGCGGCCCGGATCGTCCGGCGGATCACCACCGGATCACCGCCGTGGTAGCCGCACGCGACGTTGATCGAGGTCACCGACGTCAGCAGCTCGTCGTCGGCGCCGATCGTGTAGGCGCCGAACCCCTCGCCGCCGTCGGCGTTCAGGTCGATCACTGCCGTCACGCGTGCTTCCCTCCTTATGCGCGCCTCGGGTGAATGCCTCAGGGACGGCCCCCCGCCGTCGGCGCCCGGTGGCCGCCTGGGCCGCTAGGCACCCGCCGCCGGCGACAGCCCGATCAGGAAGGGGTTCGTGCGCCGCTCCGCGCCCACGGTCGTGGCCGGCCCGTGCCCGTTGTACAGCACGGTCGCGTCGGGCAGCGTCAGGATGTGGCGCGCGATCGACCGCAGCAACGTGTCGTAGTCGCCACCCGGCAGGTCGGTGCGGCCGATGCTGCCCTGGAAGATCACGTCGCCCACGAACGCCAGGCCGTCGCCGATCAGGCAGAGGTGCCCGGGGCTGTGGCCGGGCGTGTGGACCACCCGAAACGTCCGGCCGGCCAGGGTCACCACCTCGCCGTCGCGCAGCAAGCGGGTCGGTGGGGGCGGGGGCGGGATCGAGACGCCGAACAGCAGCAGCGCCCGCTCGGCTGCCACCTGCAGCACCGGCAGCTCGTCTTCGTGGAGCAGGAAGGGCGCGCCGGTGGCCTCGACCAGCGGCCCCACGGCACCCACGTGGTCGAAGTGGGCGTGCGTGGCGACGATCGCTTCGACGGTGAGCCGGTGGTGCGCCACGACCGCCAGCACGCGCTCGGGGTCGTCACCGGGGTCGATGATCGCGCCGGCCCGCGTCGCCTCGTCGCCGATGACGTACGCGTTGGTCCCCACGGGCCCCAGCTGCAGGGCTTCGAGGATCATGGCCGCCGCGGGGCGCGGCCGGGCCCGGCGGCGGGAATAGCCGCGCTGCGCGCCGTCGTAAACCCGGCCAGGTACCGGCGCGCCGCCTCCAGGCGGTCACGCAGGCGGGCGTCGGCATCGGGCGCCTCCAGGTCGTCGGCCGGCAGGAACAGGAGCGCGTGCGCGTCGCCCAGGACCAGGTTGTAGTAGACACCAGCGTAGGGCGCGTCGACCCAGCGGATCGACCCCCGCTCGACGACGAGCGCAGGGTCGATCGCCCGGGCGACCTCGCGCAGCCGCCGGTAGACA is a window encoding:
- a CDS encoding MBL fold metallo-hydrolase; protein product: MILEALQLGPVGTNAYVIGDEATRAGAIIDPGDDPERVLAVVAHHRLTVEAIVATHAHFDHVGAVGPLVEATGAPFLLHEDELPVLQVAAERALLLFGVSIPPPPPPTRLLRDGEVVTLAGRTFRVVHTPGHSPGHLCLIGDGLAFVGDVIFQGSIGRTDLPGGDYDTLLRSIARHILTLPDATVLYNGHGPATTVGAERRTNPFLIGLSPAAGA